In Pedobacter sp. SL55, the following proteins share a genomic window:
- the thrA gene encoding bifunctional aspartate kinase/homoserine dehydrogenase I has translation MKVLKFGGTSVGTTENIKTLLKLVQEERKNANPVVVLSAMSGVTNLLLEMAELAEKGESYQDQLKSIEQKHFDVVKTLLPAAAQNPILTKLKIHFNELEDALQAVSSLQELSLRTRDFIVSFGERCSNSMVAHIATQYFDNSLYVDGSKLIKTDSEFGNARVNFELTDTLIKEFYEANSDKVLFVTGFIASNAANQITTLGRGGSDYTAAIWGAALDVSEIEIWTDVNGMMTADPRIVKKAFSLDELSYIEAMELSYFGAKVIYPPTMVPAFAKKIPLVIKNTFEPEFAGTFIRSNIKPSDLPIKGISSINQISIINLSGSGMVGKAGFSGRLFSLLSREQINVILITQSSSEHSITFAVNPADAARAVTIINKEFELELAAGKLAYPEVEGELAVLAIVGENMKRTPGMSGRLFNALGRNGVNVRAIAQGSSEYNISVIIGKDDLAKSLNAVHDAFYTDLKRTLNVYCLGTGNIGKTMFKQIKEQSQFLAEKNDLQVKVVGIANTRKMVFDANGIDLDNWENTLEANGEQANLSDFVGKMQSLNLANSVFVDNTASEAPIPFYKQVFESSVSIVACNKKGNSAEFAQYKLFKDTASKHGVDFYYETNVGAGLPIIGTLKNLMMSGDRIDRIEAILSGTISFIFNSFKGDKEFYDIVKEAQDLGYTEPDPRDDLNGMDFMRKMLILARDAGYPLESSDVKIDNILPEACLKAATVEEFYQELKNNSAYFENLKNTAESEKKVLRYIGKLENGKVEISLQMVGEDHPFYALSGADNIISFVTDRYKFRPMVVKGPGAGAEVTAAGVFADIINVATP, from the coding sequence ATGAAAGTCCTCAAATTTGGCGGTACATCCGTAGGTACCACCGAAAACATTAAAACCCTTCTTAAGCTAGTGCAAGAAGAAAGAAAGAACGCAAATCCGGTGGTTGTATTATCGGCGATGAGCGGTGTAACCAATCTTCTTCTAGAAATGGCGGAGCTAGCCGAAAAAGGAGAAAGCTATCAAGACCAACTGAAAAGCATTGAGCAAAAACACTTCGATGTAGTAAAAACATTATTGCCAGCAGCAGCTCAAAACCCTATTTTAACCAAGCTTAAAATTCATTTTAACGAGCTGGAAGATGCTTTGCAAGCAGTTTCTAGTTTGCAAGAACTCAGCTTACGCACTAGAGATTTTATTGTTAGTTTTGGCGAAAGGTGCTCAAATAGTATGGTAGCGCACATTGCTACACAGTATTTCGACAATTCATTGTATGTGGATGGCTCTAAACTCATTAAAACCGATAGTGAGTTTGGAAATGCCCGAGTTAATTTTGAACTGACGGATACGCTAATCAAAGAATTTTACGAAGCAAACAGCGACAAAGTTTTGTTCGTTACGGGTTTCATCGCCAGCAACGCCGCAAATCAAATTACTACACTTGGTAGAGGCGGCTCTGATTATACCGCAGCCATTTGGGGTGCCGCTTTAGATGTTTCGGAGATTGAAATTTGGACAGACGTAAATGGCATGATGACTGCCGATCCACGCATCGTTAAAAAAGCTTTTTCATTAGATGAACTGAGTTACATTGAGGCAATGGAATTGAGTTATTTTGGGGCTAAAGTGATTTATCCACCAACCATGGTTCCGGCTTTTGCAAAAAAAATCCCCTTGGTCATTAAAAACACTTTCGAGCCAGAATTTGCTGGAACTTTCATCCGTAGCAACATCAAACCTTCCGATTTACCAATTAAAGGCATTTCTTCTATCAACCAAATCAGCATCATTAACTTGAGCGGTAGTGGTATGGTAGGTAAAGCTGGTTTTAGTGGCCGTTTGTTCTCTCTACTATCCAGAGAACAAATCAACGTAATTTTAATTACGCAATCCTCTTCTGAACATAGCATTACTTTTGCGGTAAATCCTGCAGACGCCGCTAGAGCGGTAACCATCATCAACAAAGAGTTTGAATTAGAGCTAGCTGCAGGCAAATTAGCTTATCCAGAAGTTGAAGGCGAACTTGCGGTACTGGCCATCGTTGGCGAAAACATGAAACGTACACCTGGCATGAGCGGCCGTTTGTTCAATGCTTTAGGGAGAAACGGTGTTAATGTTAGAGCCATTGCGCAGGGTTCTTCAGAATATAACATTTCGGTAATCATCGGCAAAGATGATTTGGCAAAATCTCTCAATGCAGTACACGATGCTTTCTACACCGATTTGAAACGCACCCTAAATGTTTATTGCTTAGGAACTGGAAATATCGGTAAAACGATGTTTAAACAGATTAAAGAGCAAAGCCAATTTTTAGCAGAGAAAAACGATTTGCAAGTAAAAGTTGTAGGTATTGCCAATACCCGCAAAATGGTTTTTGATGCCAACGGAATTGATTTAGATAACTGGGAAAATACTTTAGAAGCAAACGGCGAACAAGCAAACCTTTCGGATTTTGTAGGCAAGATGCAATCGTTAAACTTGGCGAATAGTGTATTTGTGGACAATACCGCTAGTGAAGCTCCAATTCCATTTTATAAGCAAGTTTTCGAAAGCAGCGTTTCTATTGTTGCCTGTAATAAAAAAGGTAACTCGGCAGAGTTTGCCCAATACAAATTATTTAAGGATACGGCCAGTAAACACGGTGTAGATTTTTATTACGAAACCAACGTGGGTGCAGGTTTGCCTATTATTGGCACATTGAAAAACCTGATGATGAGCGGAGACCGAATCGATAGAATCGAAGCGATTTTATCGGGAACAATCTCGTTTATCTTCAACAGCTTTAAAGGCGACAAGGAATTTTACGACATTGTAAAAGAAGCACAAGATTTAGGCTACACAGAACCAGATCCACGTGACGACCTCAACGGCATGGACTTTATGCGCAAAATGCTGATTTTAGCTAGGGATGCAGGCTATCCTTTAGAATCAAGTGATGTAAAAATAGATAACATTTTGCCCGAAGCTTGCTTAAAAGCAGCAACGGTAGAAGAGTTTTATCAAGAACTTAAAAACAACAGTGCCTATTTCGAAAACCTAAAAAATACGGCTGAAAGCGAGAAAAAAGTATTGCGTTACATTGGCAAATTAGAAAATGGCAAGGTAGAAATCAGCTTACAAATGGTTGGCGAAGACCATCCTTTCTATGCACTTTCTGGAGCCGACAACATTATTTCTTTCGTAACCGATAGATATAAATTTCGCCCAATGGTAGTAAAAGGCCCAGGTGCTGGTGCCGAAGTTACCGCAGCAGGTGTGTTTGCAGATATTATTAATGTGGCTACTCCTTAA
- the gcvT gene encoding glycine cleavage system aminomethyltransferase GcvT, whose product MKNTALTQKHISLGAKMVPFAGYNMPVQYEGINAEHATVRNAVGVFDVSHMGEFILKGENALDLIQRVTSNDASKLYDGKIQYSCLPNETGGIVDDLLVYRIDEKSYMLVVNASNIEKDWNWIQKFNDKDVEMHNISDQTSLLAVQGPKAADALQSLTDIDLASMEYYTFKKGKFAGVDNVLVSATGYTGAGGFEVYFENQYADQIWDAIFKAGAEFGIKPIGLGARDTLRLEMGFCLYGNDIDDTTSPIEAGLGWVTKFTKEFTNSAALLAQKEAGVTRKLVGFEMVDRGIPRHDYIVVDTDGNQIGKVTSGTQSPSLQKAIGMAYVAKEFAKEGTEIFIDIRNNKVKAKIVKFPFLKK is encoded by the coding sequence ATGAAGAATACCGCGTTAACACAAAAACATATCTCACTTGGAGCTAAGATGGTTCCTTTTGCTGGCTACAATATGCCGGTACAATACGAAGGAATTAATGCAGAACATGCTACGGTACGTAATGCAGTAGGTGTTTTCGATGTAAGTCACATGGGCGAATTTATCCTTAAAGGAGAAAATGCTTTAGACTTAATTCAACGGGTAACCAGTAACGATGCTTCAAAGCTTTACGACGGTAAAATTCAGTATTCATGCTTGCCAAACGAAACCGGCGGTATTGTAGATGATTTGCTGGTTTATCGTATCGATGAAAAGTCTTATATGCTGGTGGTTAACGCTTCGAATATCGAAAAGGATTGGAACTGGATCCAAAAGTTCAACGATAAAGATGTAGAGATGCACAACATTTCTGATCAAACTTCTTTATTAGCGGTTCAAGGTCCGAAAGCAGCAGATGCTTTACAATCTTTAACTGATATAGATTTGGCTTCGATGGAATATTATACTTTCAAGAAAGGCAAATTTGCAGGTGTAGATAATGTATTGGTTTCTGCTACAGGTTACACTGGCGCTGGTGGTTTCGAGGTTTATTTCGAAAACCAATATGCTGATCAAATTTGGGATGCCATTTTTAAAGCCGGCGCAGAGTTTGGCATCAAGCCAATTGGTTTAGGTGCTCGTGATACCTTGCGTTTAGAAATGGGTTTCTGTTTATATGGAAATGACATTGACGATACTACTTCTCCAATTGAAGCTGGTTTAGGTTGGGTAACTAAATTCACTAAAGAATTTACCAATTCGGCAGCTTTATTAGCACAAAAAGAAGCTGGTGTTACCCGTAAATTGGTAGGTTTCGAAATGGTTGATAGAGGCATTCCTCGTCACGATTACATTGTAGTTGATACTGACGGAAATCAGATCGGTAAAGTGACTTCTGGTACGCAATCTCCATCACTGCAAAAAGCCATTGGTATGGCTTACGTGGCTAAAGAATTTGCTAAAGAAGGTACAGAAATCTTCATCGACATAAGAAATAACAAAGTAAAAGCTAAGATAGTAAAGTTCCCTTTTTTGAAAAAATAA
- a CDS encoding GNAT family N-acetyltransferase: MTFSLKRTTSTDPDFVKLVGYLNAELSKVNGNEDAFYAQFNKIDQINHVVLVCDNNKPIACGAIKQFSSAAMEVKRMFTLPNNRGQGAASILLEELERWAKEMGYEKCVLETSKRQPDALALYSKNGYEVIPNYGQYIGIANSICFEKTI, translated from the coding sequence ATGACTTTTTCACTAAAAAGAACCACTTCTACTGATCCTGATTTCGTTAAATTAGTAGGCTATTTAAATGCCGAATTATCAAAAGTTAATGGCAATGAAGATGCATTTTACGCACAATTCAATAAAATTGATCAAATTAACCACGTAGTTTTAGTGTGCGATAATAATAAACCAATAGCTTGCGGAGCCATCAAACAATTTTCTTCAGCTGCAATGGAAGTAAAACGGATGTTCACTTTGCCAAACAACAGAGGACAAGGCGCAGCCAGTATTCTTTTAGAAGAACTTGAAAGATGGGCAAAGGAAATGGGCTACGAAAAATGTGTGTTAGAAACAAGTAAACGTCAACCCGACGCATTAGCGCTTTATAGCAAAAATGGATATGAAGTCATTCCAAATTACGGGCAATACATTGGCATAGCAAACAGCATCTGTTTTGAAAAAACAATATAA
- the gldB gene encoding gliding motility lipoprotein GldB: MILNSKFSQSYLFFLCAVLFFSCSDSKKPDVSNIKLDIKIERFDKDLYQGKAKSIELTDSLLHQKYGAFYEDFIFKMVGNDSYTSQEVLQGLYNDKAYTDLNHEVDSVFPNLTQVENELTQSFKYIKYYYPKVQIPRFIGFLSGFSYQTPIGDNYVGIGLDMFLGKDSKFYGALVNSIPLYLSRKFTPAYIVPRVSEYYIRENLFKERDEDRSLLAKMIYNGKILYFMDQIMPDNMPDSVKIGYTDKQLDWCKAFEAEIWGFYLESNLLYETDYPKIQVYLSEGPFTPGLGENRQSPPKLGVWTGWQIVRKYMEENPEVTLQQLMADTDTQKLLTKSKYKPKLMR; this comes from the coding sequence ATGATACTCAACTCAAAATTTAGCCAAAGTTATCTATTTTTTCTATGTGCTGTGCTATTTTTTTCGTGCAGCGATAGTAAAAAGCCAGATGTAAGCAACATCAAACTAGACATTAAAATCGAAAGGTTCGACAAAGATTTATATCAAGGTAAAGCTAAAAGTATCGAATTAACTGATAGTCTGCTACACCAAAAATATGGCGCTTTTTACGAAGACTTCATCTTTAAAATGGTAGGCAACGATAGCTACACCAGCCAAGAAGTTTTGCAAGGCTTGTACAATGATAAAGCTTATACTGATCTTAATCACGAAGTAGACAGCGTTTTCCCGAACTTAACGCAGGTAGAAAACGAACTTACCCAGAGTTTTAAATACATTAAATATTACTACCCAAAAGTCCAAATTCCTCGTTTTATCGGTTTTTTATCAGGATTTTCTTACCAAACACCAATTGGCGACAACTATGTGGGCATTGGCCTAGATATGTTTTTAGGTAAAGACAGTAAATTTTACGGTGCCTTGGTAAATAGCATACCACTATATTTATCCAGAAAATTTACGCCAGCATACATTGTACCTCGCGTAAGCGAATATTACATTAGAGAAAACTTGTTTAAAGAACGCGACGAAGACCGTAGTTTATTGGCCAAAATGATCTACAACGGAAAGATTTTGTATTTCATGGATCAGATTATGCCAGATAACATGCCCGATAGCGTAAAGATTGGCTATACCGATAAACAACTAGACTGGTGCAAGGCTTTTGAAGCAGAAATTTGGGGATTTTATCTGGAAAGCAACCTACTTTATGAAACAGACTATCCAAAAATACAAGTGTATTTAAGCGAAGGACCATTTACACCTGGCTTGGGCGAAAACCGACAATCGCCCCCCAAACTGGGTGTTTGGACCGGCTGGCAAATTGTAAGGAAATATATGGAAGAAAACCCAGAAGTTACCTTGCAACAGCTCATGGCAGATACGGATACGCAGAAATTATTAACCAAATCGAAGTATAAACCTAAATTGATGAGATAA
- a CDS encoding NAD+ synthase has protein sequence MKIALAQLNYHIGNFENNTQKIISHINLAKAKGADMVVFAELAICGYPPRDFLEFEDFISLCENAAQTIAKHCTDIACIVGLPIKNTVLEGKDLFNAAYFIANGEVKQVIKKALLPTYDVFDEYRYFEPNTVFDCVEFKGKKIALTICEDLWNINDNPLYVSSPMDELIKQQPDLMINIAASPFDYGHDEDRIKVLSDNVKKYQLPLFYVNQVGAQTEIIFDGGSLVFDEEGSLKAEMKCYFEEDLQVFDLDEVQNVKNKYPAAERTSDIEQIHDALVLGIKDYFAKSGFKKAVLGLSGGIDSAVVCALACKALGAENVMAVLMPSKYSSDHSVQDALDLVNNIGCKHEIIPIKEAADAFDSMLAKPFAGLPFNLAEENIQARSRGIVVMAMSNKFGYILLNTSNKSECAVGYGTLYGDMCGAISVIGDVYKTQVFNLAKYINKDREIIPINTIVKPPSAELRPDQKDSDSLPEYDVLDAILYQHIELKKGSKAIIAQGFDEVLVKRILRMVNLAEFKRYQTPPILRVSPKAFGMGRRMPIVGKYMD, from the coding sequence ATGAAAATAGCATTAGCACAACTCAATTACCATATCGGAAATTTTGAAAATAATACGCAAAAAATAATCTCGCATATCAACTTGGCGAAAGCCAAAGGCGCAGATATGGTGGTGTTTGCAGAATTGGCTATTTGCGGTTATCCGCCACGCGATTTTTTGGAGTTCGAAGATTTTATATCGCTCTGCGAAAATGCGGCACAAACCATTGCTAAACACTGTACAGATATTGCCTGCATTGTTGGCTTGCCGATAAAAAATACAGTTTTAGAAGGTAAAGATTTGTTTAATGCCGCTTATTTTATTGCCAATGGAGAAGTAAAACAGGTAATTAAAAAAGCTTTGCTGCCCACTTACGATGTGTTTGATGAATATCGCTATTTCGAACCTAATACCGTTTTCGATTGTGTGGAGTTTAAGGGCAAAAAAATTGCGCTAACCATTTGCGAAGATCTTTGGAACATCAACGATAATCCGTTGTACGTATCTTCTCCAATGGATGAACTGATTAAGCAGCAGCCTGATTTAATGATCAACATTGCTGCTTCACCATTTGATTATGGACATGATGAAGATCGCATTAAGGTGCTATCTGATAATGTCAAGAAATATCAACTGCCTTTATTTTATGTAAACCAAGTAGGTGCGCAAACTGAAATTATTTTTGATGGTGGTTCTTTAGTATTTGATGAAGAAGGTTCGCTAAAGGCAGAAATGAAATGCTACTTTGAGGAAGACTTGCAAGTGTTTGATTTGGATGAAGTACAAAATGTGAAGAACAAATATCCAGCAGCAGAAAGAACATCGGATATAGAGCAAATTCACGATGCACTAGTTTTGGGTATCAAAGATTATTTCGCAAAATCGGGTTTCAAAAAGGCAGTGCTTGGCTTGTCTGGAGGAATTGATTCTGCTGTGGTTTGTGCTTTGGCGTGTAAGGCCTTAGGCGCAGAAAATGTAATGGCGGTATTAATGCCCTCTAAGTACTCATCAGATCATTCGGTGCAAGATGCTTTGGATTTAGTGAACAACATTGGCTGTAAACACGAAATTATCCCTATTAAAGAAGCTGCTGATGCTTTCGATAGCATGTTGGCCAAACCATTTGCAGGTTTGCCATTTAACTTGGCCGAAGAGAATATTCAGGCCCGTAGCCGCGGTATTGTGGTAATGGCCATGTCTAACAAATTTGGGTACATTTTGCTGAACACTTCTAACAAAAGTGAGTGTGCAGTTGGTTATGGTACTTTGTATGGCGATATGTGCGGCGCTATTAGTGTTATTGGCGATGTGTACAAAACCCAAGTGTTTAACTTGGCTAAGTACATCAATAAGGATCGAGAAATTATTCCAATCAACACCATCGTTAAACCGCCATCGGCAGAGCTAAGGCCCGACCAAAAAGACTCTGATTCGCTACCAGAGTACGATGTATTAGATGCTATTTTATATCAGCACATTGAGCTTAAAAAAGGTTCGAAAGCCATTATTGCCCAAGGTTTTGATGAAGTTCTAGTAAAACGGATTTTAAGAATGGTAAACTTGGCAGAGTTTAAGCGTTATCAAACGCCACCAATTTTAAGGGTATCGCCTAAGGCTTTTGGTATGGGTAGGCGTATGCCAATTGTGGGCAAATATATGGATTAG
- a CDS encoding patatin-like phospholipase family protein, with protein sequence MKVGIVLSGGGIRGIAHLGILKALKNSGVKIDQIVGTSAGSIAGSFYAAGVDPEDAFNIFMKTKLMKFVRPALGSLGLINIERTGDIFKEYLPAHIEDLKIQTTICTTNFSEGKVAYFTKGPLVRAIHASCCIPGVFKPIMIHEQMYVDGGVLNNFPAEPLLNNCDYIIGSTCNHLKPVDKIVGIHRLMQRAAIMSINHDMERKSKFCDLMIEPKGMGEINTFDTKKAETIYWLAYEEALKTIKNSESFKELIKKQQRF encoded by the coding sequence ATGAAAGTTGGTATCGTATTAAGCGGGGGCGGAATAAGAGGGATTGCGCATTTGGGCATTTTAAAAGCCCTAAAAAATAGTGGTGTAAAGATTGATCAGATTGTGGGCACCAGTGCTGGCTCTATTGCAGGCTCTTTTTACGCTGCTGGTGTAGACCCAGAAGATGCTTTCAATATTTTCATGAAAACGAAATTGATGAAATTTGTTCGTCCGGCTTTGGGTTCTTTAGGCTTGATTAACATCGAACGAACTGGCGATATTTTCAAAGAATACTTGCCTGCACATATTGAGGATTTAAAAATTCAGACGACGATTTGCACGACCAACTTTAGCGAGGGCAAGGTAGCCTATTTTACCAAAGGCCCATTAGTTAGAGCCATCCACGCTTCTTGTTGTATCCCCGGCGTTTTTAAACCCATCATGATTCATGAGCAGATGTATGTAGATGGCGGTGTTTTGAACAATTTCCCTGCAGAGCCGCTATTAAATAACTGCGATTACATTATCGGCTCTACCTGTAACCACCTAAAACCCGTAGATAAAATTGTAGGCATTCATAGGTTAATGCAGCGAGCCGCAATCATGTCTATCAACCATGACATGGAACGAAAATCTAAATTTTGTGATTTGATGATCGAACCAAAAGGGATGGGCGAGATCAATACTTTTGACACCAAAAAAGCCGAAACTATTTATTGGCTGGCTTATGAAGAAGCTTTGAAAACGATTAAAAATAGCGAGAGCTTTAAGGAGTTAATTAAAAAACAGCAGCGATTTTAA
- a CDS encoding porin family protein, whose amino-acid sequence MKKTLLVLFLFIAVNSFAQDASQVRLGLTAHPTFGFLKVENGKGNGLSTGFTYGLMSDFEFAENYCFGTGLTITSINGTGSLLNYQPYHAGVNGDAAYDVKFKMQYLQIPLTIKLKTDEVDEIKWFGQFGLTTDFRISARQDVEQNNNQLADHASATDRTKFFRAGMVIGGGAEYRLSGKTSLVGGLTYNNGLTNIAAKGQEVKNHYVGLNIGIFF is encoded by the coding sequence ATGAAAAAAACATTATTAGTATTATTTTTATTTATCGCAGTTAATTCATTTGCACAAGATGCATCTCAAGTTAGATTAGGCCTTACTGCCCACCCAACTTTTGGTTTTCTAAAAGTTGAAAATGGTAAAGGCAATGGCCTAAGTACAGGTTTCACTTACGGTTTAATGAGCGATTTTGAATTTGCCGAAAACTACTGTTTTGGTACCGGTTTAACCATTACCAGTATCAACGGAACTGGCTCGTTACTAAACTACCAGCCCTATCATGCTGGGGTAAATGGCGATGCCGCTTATGATGTGAAGTTTAAGATGCAATACCTACAGATTCCATTAACCATAAAACTAAAAACAGATGAAGTAGACGAAATTAAGTGGTTTGGTCAGTTTGGGTTAACTACCGATTTTCGTATTAGTGCCAGGCAAGATGTTGAGCAGAACAACAACCAACTGGCAGATCATGCATCAGCAACTGATCGTACCAAGTTTTTTAGGGCCGGAATGGTTATTGGCGGCGGTGCAGAATACAGGTTAAGTGGCAAAACAAGCCTGGTTGGTGGCCTCACTTATAACAATGGTTTAACTAATATAGCTGCTAAAGGACAAGAAGTTAAAAACCACTACGTAGGATTAAATATTGGCATTTTCTTTTAA
- the lspA gene encoding signal peptidase II encodes MLKTPIKFVFLLLIIALNLVCDQFSKVIARKNIAPYEQISVIKDRFTLTLVENTGAFLSAGSNLPNIVRIAFLTVLPILVLGYGLWFLYSNKSLPRLMQVGICFLIGGGIGNIYDRIVYGSVTDFLHLDFVLFRTGIFNMADVSIMVGIGLLLLQNLTAAKIKNQEAEQEEASA; translated from the coding sequence ATGCTTAAAACCCCCATAAAATTCGTATTCCTGCTACTTATTATAGCTTTAAATTTAGTTTGCGACCAGTTCTCTAAAGTAATTGCAAGAAAAAACATTGCTCCTTATGAACAAATTTCAGTAATCAAAGATCGTTTTACATTAACACTAGTAGAAAATACAGGGGCTTTTTTAAGCGCAGGTAGCAACTTACCCAATATTGTTCGTATTGCATTTTTAACTGTACTTCCTATTTTAGTTTTAGGCTATGGCTTATGGTTTCTGTATTCGAATAAAAGCTTGCCACGCTTAATGCAAGTTGGCATTTGCTTTTTAATTGGCGGTGGAATTGGCAACATTTACGATAGGATTGTTTACGGTTCAGTAACCGATTTCTTACACCTAGATTTTGTGCTGTTTAGAACTGGAATTTTTAACATGGCCGATGTTTCTATTATGGTTGGCATAGGACTGTTATTATTACAGAATTTAACCGCAGCAAAAATTAAAAACCAAGAAGCTGAGCAGGAAGAGGCATCTGCCTAA
- a CDS encoding 2-phosphosulfolactate phosphatase: MPKIEVCLTPALLDLYAIENSIVVVIDILRATSSITYGIENGAEAIIPVMNVEDCLNYADKGYLLAAERNGEVVEGYDFGNSPFSYTAEKVAGKTIVLTTTNGTKAMHLAQERAHQVIVGSFLNLSSVCDYLKKQDKDVLLLCAGWKDNFNLEDTLFAGAVVEQLQNDFTVGDDSSVAALDMYQLAKGDLRKYLKKSSHNHRLVKLNIEEDVQFCLKVDVCTIIPVLEGEYLVKLSI; the protein is encoded by the coding sequence ATGCCTAAAATAGAAGTTTGTTTAACGCCCGCTCTGTTAGATTTATATGCTATCGAAAATAGTATAGTTGTTGTGATTGATATTTTGAGAGCAACTTCTTCTATCACTTACGGTATCGAAAATGGTGCAGAGGCCATTATTCCGGTAATGAACGTGGAAGATTGTTTGAACTATGCTGATAAAGGCTATTTGCTAGCTGCAGAGCGTAATGGAGAAGTGGTGGAAGGTTACGATTTCGGTAATTCGCCTTTTTCTTATACCGCCGAAAAAGTAGCGGGTAAAACCATTGTGTTAACTACCACAAATGGCACTAAAGCTATGCACTTGGCTCAAGAAAGAGCACATCAGGTAATTGTAGGCTCATTTCTTAATCTTAGCTCAGTTTGCGATTATTTGAAGAAACAAGATAAAGATGTACTCTTACTTTGTGCAGGCTGGAAAGATAACTTCAATTTAGAAGATACTTTGTTTGCAGGTGCCGTAGTTGAACAACTACAAAATGATTTTACCGTAGGCGATGATTCTAGCGTAGCTGCTTTAGATATGTATCAATTGGCCAAAGGCGATTTACGCAAATACCTCAAGAAGTCTTCTCACAACCATCGTCTTGTGAAATTGAATATCGAAGAAGATGTGCAGTTTTGTTTAAAAGTTGATGTTTGTACAATTATTCCTGTTTTGGAAGGCGAGTATTTAGTGAAACTGTCTATTTGA
- a CDS encoding transposase → MQIKRQAEGKHRGSPLHHVVQWLKTTTTNSYIKGVKTLGWKPFDKKIWHRNYYEHIIRNERAYQNIARYIQENPIKWRTDKFYRQ, encoded by the coding sequence ATGCAAATTAAACGCCAAGCAGAGGGCAAACACAGAGGTTCGCCCCTACACCACGTTGTTCAATGGCTTAAAACGACGACCACAAATTCTTACATAAAGGGTGTGAAAACTTTGGGATGGAAACCTTTCGACAAAAAAATCTGGCACCGAAATTATTACGAACACATTATTCGCAATGAAAGAGCTTATCAGAACATCGCAAGGTACATCCAAGAAAATCCAATAAAGTGGAGAACGGATAAATTTTACAGACAGTAG
- a CDS encoding transposase — protein sequence MPNKFDRRSIRLKGYDYSKEGLYFVTICCQNMAHLFGKVLNGQMKLNAAGLMVDKWIKELENKFPDIRTDEYVIMPNHLHIII from the coding sequence ATGCCAAATAAATTTGATAGGCGAAGTATCAGACTGAAAGGGTATGATTACTCAAAAGAAGGATTATATTTTGTAACCATCTGTTGTCAAAATATGGCTCATTTGTTTGGCAAAGTGCTTAACGGACAAATGAAGCTAAACGCAGCAGGGCTGATGGTTGACAAGTGGATTAAAGAACTCGAAAACAAATTTCCTGACATTCGAACTGATGAATATGTGATTATGCCTAATCATCTACACATTATTATTTAA